One region of Thermoplasma sp. Kam2015 genomic DNA includes:
- a CDS encoding SDR family NAD(P)-dependent oxidoreductase, whose protein sequence is MRLSNKNAIITGGAGSIGSAVAERFLEEGANVLIVDLDQRSINSTVNRLKNKGGRIDGFSADVSKASSVKEMLDHAMKFFEKGRIDILANIAGIGPFSKFTEIKESDWDRTIDVNLKGTFLTSQEISKVMIKQGGGVIINMSSTNGILAEEGLAAYNASKAGVILLSKTMALELAKYNIRVNSVCPGFIRTKLQDEAGLPKDMIDNYIKKIPLGRFGTPMDVANLFLFLASDESAFITGTEIVIDGGQICQE, encoded by the coding sequence ATGAGGCTGTCAAATAAGAATGCGATAATAACTGGTGGTGCCGGATCTATAGGATCAGCTGTCGCTGAACGTTTTCTGGAAGAGGGGGCCAATGTGCTCATAGTGGATCTGGATCAAAGATCCATCAATTCCACAGTAAATCGTCTAAAAAACAAAGGTGGAAGGATTGATGGATTCAGTGCTGATGTTTCAAAAGCCAGCAGCGTCAAAGAAATGCTTGATCATGCTATGAAATTTTTCGAAAAAGGGAGGATAGATATTCTAGCAAACATAGCAGGTATTGGTCCGTTCTCTAAGTTCACAGAAATCAAAGAATCAGACTGGGATAGGACAATCGACGTGAATCTGAAGGGAACGTTTCTCACCTCACAGGAAATATCCAAGGTAATGATAAAACAGGGAGGTGGCGTGATAATAAATATGTCTTCGACGAATGGTATTCTGGCGGAAGAGGGCCTTGCGGCTTATAATGCTTCCAAGGCAGGTGTGATCCTCTTATCGAAGACAATGGCGCTTGAACTCGCAAAGTATAACATCAGGGTAAATTCCGTATGCCCTGGATTTATAAGGACAAAGCTTCAGGATGAGGCCGGTCTGCCCAAGGATATGATCGATAACTACATCAAAAAGATACCTCTGGGAAGATTTGGAACGCCCATGGATGTTGCAAACCTTTTCTTGTTTCTTGCATCAGATGAATCAGCCTTCATAACGGGTACAGAGATAGTTATCGATGGCGGACAGATATGTCAGGAGTGA
- a CDS encoding RidA family protein → MSQKKVIDVSDLPKGGPYSHAVVSGNLVFVSGQTGQVPDKKTGFSDQFNIAMEKIRKILQQAGSSLDNILKTTVYIADARYFKELNDLYGKFFKSSPPARTTIVSGFVADDVLVEIDVIASI, encoded by the coding sequence ATGTCACAGAAAAAAGTGATCGATGTATCCGACCTTCCTAAAGGTGGCCCGTATTCTCATGCTGTTGTCTCAGGAAATCTGGTCTTTGTTTCCGGTCAGACCGGTCAGGTTCCAGATAAAAAGACTGGTTTTTCAGATCAATTCAACATTGCAATGGAGAAGATACGGAAGATTCTTCAGCAGGCTGGATCATCGCTGGATAACATATTGAAGACCACGGTGTACATTGCAGATGCCAGATATTTCAAGGAATTGAACGATCTGTACGGTAAATTTTTCAAATCTTCGCCACCAGCGCGGACAACGATAGTCTCTGGCTTTGTGGCTGATGATGTCTTGGTGGAGATCGACGTCATCGCTTCGATATAG
- a CDS encoding alanine racemase, translating into MDYLKALNLPFDTPFMVVDIEWTRKNIRKMQDVADRNGKKLRPHSKTHKIPELSKMEIEAGAVGVCVQKTAEAEIMFYGGVKNILLSNETFGSKFLRLGKLASMGCDITVAVDNVPALDQFSEVCKQLGIHGNVLIDVNIGMNRCGVEPERVDSLIEGIKSHVNLNLAGIMAYDGHVNDPDVRKREEEVRAEESIIEPIIRKIRPYCSDDPVVSVGGTPTAEIWAKSSLATELQPGTYVYYDVHCMRQNLCTIDEISMGVVSMCTSESQGDRIVLDAGYKSVAIDQGVYPMVMDAYGNEYKVLSMSEEHTVLKAKDNSSHLGQRFLLLPYHACTTTDLWDSAYVFDGNNQPYSLPIRGRGKRE; encoded by the coding sequence ATGGACTACCTTAAGGCACTCAACCTCCCCTTTGATACGCCATTCATGGTAGTTGATATAGAATGGACCAGAAAAAACATAAGGAAGATGCAGGATGTTGCCGATAGAAATGGTAAGAAGCTGCGGCCACACTCCAAGACTCATAAGATACCAGAACTTTCTAAGATGGAAATTGAGGCCGGTGCTGTCGGTGTGTGTGTGCAGAAGACGGCAGAAGCCGAGATCATGTTCTATGGCGGAGTAAAGAATATTCTGCTCAGCAATGAAACCTTCGGAAGCAAGTTTCTACGGCTTGGAAAATTGGCCTCCATGGGTTGTGATATTACCGTGGCTGTTGATAATGTCCCAGCGCTGGATCAATTCTCTGAGGTATGCAAGCAGCTGGGAATACATGGGAATGTATTGATCGATGTGAATATAGGTATGAATCGCTGTGGCGTAGAGCCTGAAAGAGTTGATTCCCTGATTGAAGGAATTAAGAGTCATGTCAATTTGAACCTTGCTGGCATAATGGCCTATGACGGTCACGTAAATGATCCTGATGTTAGGAAGCGTGAAGAGGAGGTAAGGGCAGAGGAATCCATCATAGAGCCGATTATAAGAAAAATCAGACCGTACTGTTCAGATGATCCTGTTGTTTCGGTTGGTGGAACGCCAACGGCTGAGATCTGGGCAAAATCCTCTCTGGCCACGGAACTGCAGCCGGGAACATACGTGTACTATGATGTACACTGTATGAGACAGAATCTCTGCACCATAGATGAGATATCCATGGGCGTGGTTTCTATGTGTACCAGTGAGAGTCAGGGTGATCGTATTGTTCTGGATGCTGGATACAAGTCCGTGGCGATTGATCAGGGTGTTTATCCAATGGTGATGGATGCGTATGGAAACGAATACAAAGTTCTATCGATGTCGGAGGAGCATACTGTGCTAAAAGCAAAGGATAACTCTTCGCATCTTGGGCAGAGATTTCTTTTGCTTCCTTACCATGCATGCACCACGACGGATCTCTGGGATTCGGCCTACGTATTCGATGGGAATAACCAACCATACAGTTTGCCAATCCGTGGAAGAGGAAAGAGAGAATAA
- a CDS encoding MFS transporter: METTRKLATSSVIGLITVFVIGALPALAADFDGSAYTFASATIISNVRLPSYYLGILISGYAAGIAVFSLVGGFLFDKFSPKAIVVASVLFFSVFTIATGYSVNAVELIISRVLVGFGVGMFQSASVAFLGDANPESRGTGVMVWGVMAGLGLVMAPYIFLPFHHSYRMPFLISGIIGFVISAIFYAFIPNIFKMEKKPKNPLREMVNGYSIFPMLAMFFFGFTLLNVLGYFSYFLEKVVGFTYGSTAVIVSVLGVGGIIFGIPAGMASDRIGRKYILVLAITLIFLSSLLMVLLHRSILLYLILTIAFGTGWSIFSILSPAAGQDMVRDQVVGSVSGAVLMTFNIGGIIGPLLLSYLLTRIAFRTAFLYAAVIPALIALIITVAMRYPKNVKEIVNAQLREEIAE; the protein is encoded by the coding sequence ATGGAGACAACAAGAAAACTGGCAACAAGTAGCGTGATTGGCCTGATCACCGTTTTCGTGATCGGCGCGCTGCCTGCACTTGCAGCCGATTTTGATGGATCTGCATATACGTTCGCCTCTGCGACCATAATTTCCAATGTCCGGCTCCCCTCCTATTATCTAGGAATACTGATCAGTGGATATGCAGCCGGCATAGCTGTGTTCAGTCTTGTGGGAGGTTTTCTCTTCGACAAATTCTCACCGAAGGCCATAGTGGTTGCGTCCGTTCTTTTTTTTTCGGTGTTCACAATTGCGACCGGATATTCGGTCAATGCCGTCGAGCTGATCATTTCAAGAGTGCTCGTCGGATTTGGCGTGGGAATGTTTCAGTCTGCATCGGTTGCATTTCTGGGCGATGCCAATCCAGAATCAAGAGGCACCGGTGTTATGGTCTGGGGCGTCATGGCTGGCCTTGGACTCGTGATGGCGCCATATATATTCCTTCCGTTTCACCATTCCTATAGGATGCCGTTCCTCATATCGGGAATAATCGGCTTCGTCATCTCAGCAATATTCTATGCGTTCATTCCAAACATATTCAAAATGGAGAAGAAACCCAAGAACCCGTTAAGAGAGATGGTGAATGGATATTCGATCTTTCCAATGCTGGCTATGTTCTTTTTCGGCTTCACCCTACTCAACGTGCTTGGATACTTCTCCTATTTTCTGGAGAAGGTCGTCGGCTTCACCTACGGTTCGACGGCCGTTATAGTCTCCGTTCTGGGCGTCGGCGGCATCATCTTCGGTATTCCAGCCGGAATGGCAAGCGACAGGATCGGGAGAAAATACATACTCGTCCTTGCAATAACGTTGATATTCCTCTCCTCGCTGCTGATGGTGCTGCTTCATCGTAGTATTCTCCTTTACCTGATACTCACCATAGCCTTCGGTACAGGATGGAGTATATTCTCAATTCTCAGCCCTGCAGCTGGACAGGATATGGTCAGGGACCAGGTCGTGGGATCAGTCAGCGGTGCCGTACTGATGACATTCAACATAGGCGGGATCATAGGGCCTCTTCTGCTTTCATACCTTCTGACCAGGATAGCATTCAGGACGGCATTTCTCTATGCAGCCGTTATTCCTGCACTGATCGCACTGATAATCACTGTTGCCATGAGATATCCGAAGAATGTGAAGGAAATAGTGAATGCACAGCTGAGAGAGGAGATAGCTGAATAA
- a CDS encoding S9 family peptidase, which yields MDPMQAYKVRFANDIFIDGDWVYFTEKYIRNDEYHSIIKRMDRSGNIVQVTFGENERYPKIYGNSLFYIKYTKEKESLMRVDNLSEAKEIASFAKISDYVLIGKDIYVIAQEPTDNTLPFEAHDIKYRFNARGLLRSYNALYRIREKPEKIYSGNFDVTGIRSNGGRIVISTTENSNDYGLTDLFEIDAEGKKLKRITKDSADINDFAISDSGRIAFSGYYGLDVGRVSNIVFPEEDLEISVGKDAYNSVIGDSFGGSHYRILFYGNKIYAIGQDRSSSFVYEVGDEVRRITPEERNIVDFDFRGSLAYIYSDMVHPSVVSFDSEYDLNPDIRGIKAQSFDMDGGECFAMVASKDAPSILFIHGGPHTAYGHTYFIEFQYFFSNGYNILFCNPPGSTGYGQEYEKACIGDWGGKDLQYIEKFVKECRIKYGLTGKIGVTGGSYGGYMTNWIVTQTNEFACAISERSISNLFSMIGTSDIGFWFNTLELDLKDPYSSEGMQKLMEFSPINYVKKVKTPTMLITGEEDYRCPIEQAEQFYVALKLNNVDASLVRYPGDNHEHARSGVPKNMLDRLKRKTEWFDRYLKKEN from the coding sequence ATGGATCCGATGCAGGCATATAAAGTAAGGTTTGCGAACGATATATTTATAGATGGCGACTGGGTATATTTTACGGAGAAGTACATCAGGAATGATGAATATCATTCTATTATAAAGCGGATGGACCGATCTGGAAATATTGTGCAGGTTACGTTCGGTGAAAATGAGCGCTATCCCAAGATATACGGCAATTCGCTCTTCTACATCAAATACACAAAGGAAAAGGAATCTCTGATGCGTGTTGATAATCTATCAGAGGCTAAGGAGATCGCCTCATTTGCGAAGATCTCGGACTACGTCCTGATAGGGAAGGATATCTATGTCATAGCGCAGGAGCCCACGGATAATACATTGCCATTTGAGGCCCATGATATAAAATATAGATTCAATGCGCGTGGCCTTCTCCGTTCCTATAATGCCCTTTACAGGATAAGGGAGAAGCCGGAGAAGATCTATTCCGGAAATTTCGATGTCACAGGTATAAGATCAAACGGAGGCAGGATAGTCATATCCACAACCGAAAATTCGAACGATTATGGTCTCACCGATCTTTTTGAAATCGATGCAGAGGGAAAGAAGCTTAAGAGGATAACGAAGGATTCTGCTGATATAAATGATTTCGCTATATCTGATTCTGGCAGAATAGCCTTTTCTGGTTACTACGGACTGGATGTGGGCAGGGTCTCAAACATAGTATTCCCTGAGGAGGATCTAGAGATATCAGTTGGAAAGGATGCATACAACTCAGTCATAGGAGATTCCTTTGGTGGCTCGCATTACAGGATTCTATTCTACGGCAATAAAATATATGCCATTGGGCAGGATCGATCGTCTTCTTTCGTCTATGAAGTCGGCGACGAAGTCAGGAGGATCACGCCTGAGGAACGCAACATAGTGGACTTCGACTTCAGAGGTTCGCTCGCCTACATCTATTCTGATATGGTGCATCCATCGGTGGTCAGTTTCGATTCTGAGTACGACCTGAATCCAGACATCAGAGGTATAAAGGCGCAGTCGTTTGATATGGATGGCGGCGAATGCTTTGCCATGGTAGCATCAAAGGATGCTCCGTCCATACTCTTCATACATGGTGGTCCGCACACTGCTTACGGACACACGTATTTCATAGAGTTTCAGTATTTCTTTTCCAACGGATACAACATACTGTTCTGCAATCCTCCCGGAAGCACAGGATACGGGCAGGAATATGAGAAAGCCTGCATAGGCGACTGGGGTGGAAAGGATCTTCAGTACATAGAGAAGTTCGTAAAGGAATGCAGGATCAAATATGGGCTCACAGGAAAGATCGGGGTGACCGGCGGTTCCTACGGAGGATATATGACCAACTGGATCGTGACGCAGACGAACGAATTTGCTTGCGCAATATCTGAAAGATCCATATCCAACCTATTCAGCATGATAGGCACAAGCGATATCGGCTTCTGGTTCAACACGCTTGAACTGGACTTGAAGGATCCGTACTCCAGTGAGGGCATGCAGAAATTGATGGAATTTTCACCCATAAACTACGTGAAGAAGGTTAAGACACCGACAATGCTCATAACCGGAGAGGAGGACTACAGATGCCCAATAGAACAAGCAGAACAGTTCTACGTTGCACTTAAGCTCAACAATGTGGATGCCTCTCTGGTCCGATATCCTGGCGATAATCATGAACATGCCAGATCAGGTGTTCCAAAAAACATGCTGGACAGGCTGAAGAGAAAGACCGAGTGGTTCGATAGGTATCTGAAGAAGGAAAACTGA
- a CDS encoding class I SAM-dependent methyltransferase, translating into MSDNPFFDKYAEGYAKSVSHAKGADLDLLMSIIPDGLNNCLDVATGTGFTAAALSQKCRRVIAIDETENMINKARDLMKDRGIKNVEFIKTQFESYETDIKFDAITIRRALHHFNDKSAFFNKASKLIAENGTIAIADMVSPEDDDEDNFNMLERIRDPTHVGALKISEYRKLAELHGLKILSMNTTIEELTFEKWLYPVPKDSEAGKKCLSFLNGLTSDQLRRIRFDPEKMVLRKERLIIALTKADQPKI; encoded by the coding sequence ATGTCAGATAATCCATTTTTCGATAAATATGCTGAAGGTTATGCAAAAAGCGTTTCTCATGCTAAGGGTGCGGATCTTGATCTGCTCATGTCGATCATACCGGATGGTCTGAATAACTGTCTAGACGTCGCTACCGGTACTGGCTTCACAGCAGCCGCATTATCACAAAAATGCAGGCGCGTGATTGCCATAGATGAAACGGAAAATATGATAAATAAGGCACGGGATCTCATGAAGGATCGTGGCATAAAGAACGTGGAGTTCATCAAGACACAGTTTGAATCCTATGAGACCGATATCAAATTCGATGCCATCACAATACGGAGGGCTCTTCATCATTTCAACGACAAAAGCGCCTTCTTTAACAAAGCTTCGAAATTAATTGCCGAAAATGGGACCATAGCGATAGCAGATATGGTCTCACCAGAAGACGATGACGAAGACAACTTCAACATGCTGGAGAGAATCAGGGATCCAACGCATGTCGGTGCTCTCAAGATAAGCGAATATCGCAAATTGGCTGAACTTCATGGCCTCAAGATCTTATCTATGAATACGACCATTGAGGAACTGACCTTCGAAAAATGGCTTTATCCCGTACCGAAGGATTCTGAAGCTGGGAAGAAGTGCCTCTCGTTTCTGAATGGTCTTACATCGGATCAGTTGAGGAGAATTCGCTTCGATCCTGAGAAGATGGTACTGAGAAAGGAAAGGTTGATAATAGCTCTGACGAAGGCAGATCAGCCGAAGATATAG
- a CDS encoding CaiB/BaiF CoA-transferase family protein, with translation MRVLEIGHIVAGPTAGLLLSDMGFEVIKIERPGSGDIARSLTGSSAGAFPFYNRGKKSITIDLKSEDGRKIFLKLVSTSSVIIDNLGYGAMDSLGLSYERIADVNPRIVYLSIRGYGDGPYERRKSLDYPIEVHSGLAYMTGLTGRPMRVGASIVDMGAAMFGVMNVMNALSEVERTGKGKKISVGLFETSMFFVGQHIATYQITGQELKPINEEGFAWGIYDFFKTKDLKDVFVAVTTDEQWRHFCSEFSLDIQDKYPTNKARYENRKSLIPYLQNVIGQYEERELIGKLEKSNISYATLNRPWDLISDVHASRKMARESYNGKDLYVPTSPLNTYREGDPPSLGRDNDEILADLGYSREEIDILRRKNVI, from the coding sequence ATGAGAGTTCTTGAGATAGGTCATATAGTTGCAGGCCCAACCGCGGGTCTTCTGCTCTCAGACATGGGATTCGAGGTTATAAAGATAGAGAGGCCAGGGAGTGGCGACATAGCGAGATCTCTGACCGGATCAAGCGCTGGAGCATTTCCATTCTACAACAGAGGAAAGAAGAGCATAACGATAGATCTCAAGAGCGAGGACGGTCGTAAAATATTCTTGAAACTTGTTTCGACGTCTTCCGTAATAATTGATAACCTTGGATACGGTGCGATGGATTCTCTGGGTCTCTCCTATGAGAGGATCGCTGATGTTAATCCACGGATAGTCTATCTTTCGATCAGAGGATATGGTGACGGCCCATATGAGAGGAGAAAGTCGCTGGATTATCCGATCGAAGTACACAGCGGTCTGGCCTACATGACGGGCCTGACCGGAAGGCCGATGAGGGTGGGCGCCTCCATCGTCGATATGGGTGCTGCTATGTTCGGCGTCATGAATGTGATGAATGCTCTGTCTGAGGTTGAAAGGACGGGCAAGGGGAAGAAGATATCGGTAGGGCTGTTTGAGACCTCTATGTTTTTTGTCGGACAGCACATCGCAACCTATCAGATAACCGGACAGGAACTGAAACCGATAAACGAAGAAGGGTTCGCATGGGGCATATACGATTTCTTCAAGACAAAGGATCTTAAGGATGTCTTCGTTGCGGTCACCACCGACGAGCAGTGGAGGCACTTCTGCAGTGAATTTTCTCTCGATATTCAGGATAAATACCCAACCAACAAGGCAAGGTATGAGAACAGGAAATCGCTAATCCCGTATCTCCAAAACGTCATCGGACAGTATGAAGAAAGGGAATTGATCGGTAAACTGGAAAAATCCAACATTAGCTATGCTACCCTGAACAGGCCATGGGATCTCATATCTGATGTGCATGCTTCCAGGAAGATGGCAAGAGAATCCTATAATGGTAAGGATCTTTATGTTCCCACTTCACCACTGAACACGTATCGCGAAGGTGATCCACCTTCTCTGGGGAGAGACAATGATGAGATACTTGCTGATCTTGGATATTCCAGAGAGGAGATCGATATATTGCGAAGGAAGAACGTAATATGA